Within Pseudomonas tructae, the genomic segment AGGTCCCGGGCAGCGTGGTCATGGCCACCTGGGAAGGCACCCGGCCGATGCTGGTCGAGGTCCAGGCGCTGGTCGACGACAGCCACTTGTCCAACCCGCGGCGGGTCACCCTGGGCCTGGATCAGAATCGCCTGGCCATGCTCCTGGCGGTGCTGCACCGCCATGGTGGCATTCCAACCCATGATCAGGACGTGTTCCTCAACGTGGTTGGCGGGGTCAAGGTCCTGGAGACCGCCTCGGACCTGGCGTTGATGGCAGCGATCATGTCCAGCCTGCGCAACCGCCCGCTCGATAACGGCCTGCTGGTGTTTGGCGAGGTCGGTTTGTCGGGCGAAGTGCGGCCGGTGCCCAGTGGCCAGGAGCGTTTGAAGGAAGCGGCCAAGCATGGCTTCAAGCGTGCCATCGTGCCCAAGGGCAATGCGCCCAAGGAGGCCCCGGCCGGCTTGCAGGTAATTGCCGTGACTCGCCTGGAACAGGCATTGGATGCCCTGTTCGAATGAGGTGCTCACAGGATTGCGTAGCAAGGTTTGATTATTAATTGACGCCTAAATAATGGCTATCTAATATCTCGCCACGTTTTGCTGAATCCAAGGATTGGACATGCTGCCGGTGGGCCAAGGGACGTGGTTTTCGTTGTGCTTGGCCACTCGCCGGTGCCGCTCATTGCGCTTGAGCATCCTTGCCCCACGGCACTGCCTGTTGCTCTGCGCTGTCGTGGTTGCCCAGGCGCTGGCTGCCTCGACGGTGCTGGCTGGCACCTCGGGCGAACGCGCCCAATTGCTTGCCGTCTATCGCCAGGCTCAACTGCACGATGCCGAATTGCGCGCTGCCCGTGCTGACTACGCCGCCCGTCAGGAGGCGGTGCCCCAGGCCCGGGCCAACCTGCTGCCGGCCCTTAGCTCCAGCGCGACCTTCGAGTCCAGTCACTTGTCCCGGGATGAGCCGGAGCTGGCGCGTACCCGTAGCCAGACGACCTTGCAGGCGAACCTGAAACAGCCCCTGGTCAACCTGGCCTTCTGGTACGACCTGGCGGCGGCCCATGCCAGCGTTGCCCAGGCGGCGCTGGAGCTCTCGGACAAAGAGCAGGCACTGGTGCTCAAGACCGCTGAGGCCTACTTCGAGACATTGCGGGCCACCGATGAGCAGGCCGCCTCGCAGGCGGAGGAAATCGCCCTGAAGCAGCAGCTCGATCAGGCCCAGGCGCGTCTGAAGAGCGGCCTGTCGAGTATTACCGACGTGCTCGATGCGCAGTCGGCCCATGACAATGCCCAGGCCAATAGCAAGCTTGCCGAGCGCAAGGTGGAAGATGCGTTCGAGCTGCTGACCCGGCTGACCAATGCCCGCTACCTGAGTATCGAGGGCATACAGCACCAAATGCCAGTGGCGGCGCCGGTTCCGGCGGACGCACAATCCTGGGTCGACGCGGCCGCCAGGCAGAACCTGGCGCTGCTGGCGAGCAACTTTGCCGTTCAGGCCGCGCAAGAGCGCATCAGTCAGCAACGTGCTGGCCATGCGCCGACACTGGACGCCGTAGCCTCCTACCGTCGAGGCGACAATGACAGTTTCGGCTACAGCAACCCGAGTGACTTCGGCCGGGACGGTTACCGCAGCCCTGTCGCCCAGGGCTCCATCGGCCTGGAAGTGACCTTGCCGCTCTATAGCGGTGGGCGTGTCAGTTCACGGGTGCGTGAATCCTATGACCGGCTGGTAGAGAGCGAGGAAGTGCGTGAAGGTCGCCGTAGGGAGGTGGTCTTCAATACCCGCAACTTCTATCGCGCAGTCAATTCCGACATTGAACAGATCAGCGCGCGACGCCAGACCATCCTTTCCAGCCAGGGCTCGCTGCGTGCCTCCAAGGCCGGGGCCGACCTCGGCACCCGCAACACCGTCGACGTACTCAACGCCCAGCGGCAGTTGTACCGCTCGGTGCGCGACTACAACAACGCCCGCTACGACTACATCCTCAACACCTTGCGACTGCAGCAGGTGGCGGGGACGCTCAGTGAACGCGACCTGATCCTGCTGTCTGGCTACCTGAAAACCGACTACCAGCCGAGCCGGGATTTTCTTCCGCCCGAGCTGCGCGCACGTGAGCATTCAGGGTAACGGCGCGGCGCCATGGGCGTGAAAGTCGCTGTGTTCGTCGTGTTGATTGAACGATCCCTTTTCTGGCATGGATGTGTGTATGCAAGATCCCCTGGCCTCCCTCCAGTCTTCTCCCGTGGACACCGGGCTTGCCTGCTTTGCGATGCTGGCGCGTTATCACAACGTGGCGGTATCACCGGAGCAGTTGGCTCACGAGCACCTGGCTGAAGGCAAGGCCTTCGCCACAGCCGAGATCCTCCTGGCTGCACGCCAGTGCAAACTCAAGGCCAAGGCGATTCGCACGCGCATCGACCGGCTTGAGCAGACGCCCTTGCCGGCAATCGCCCGCGCCCGTGACGGCAGCTTCTTCATTGTTGCCCGGGTGGAAAAGAGCAAAGCGCTGATCCATGACCCGCTCAGCCAGCGGCCTGAAAGCATCGATCTGACTGCCCTGGACGAACGCTGGGGCGGTGAGATGATTCTGTTGCGCTCGCAGGCCTCGCAGGCCGACGAGATGTCGCGGTTCGATTTCACCTGGTTCATTCCGGCCATCGTCAAGTACCGCAAACTGCTTGGCGAGGTTCTGCTGGTCTCGCTGGTATTGCAGATATTCGCCCTGCTGACGCCGCTGTTCTTCCAGGTCGTGATGGACAAGGTGCTGGTGCACCATGGCCTGACCACCCTGGATGTGATCGCCATCGGCCTGCTCGGCATCATGGTGTTCGAGACCGTGCTCAGCGGCCTGCGCAGTTATGTATTCGCCCATACCGCCAGCCGTATCGATGTCGAGCTGGGGGCGCGGCTGTTCCGCCACCTGATCATGCTGCCGCTGTCCTACTTCCAGGCGCGCCGGGTCGGCGACTCGGTAGCCCGGGTGCGGGAGCTGGAGAACATCCGCAACTTTCTCACCGGCAATGCCATCACCTTGTTGCTGGATGTACTGTTCTCGGTGGTGTTCATCGCGGTGATGCTGTTCTACAGCGGCTGGCTGACCCTGGTGGTGCTGGTGTCCTTGCCGCTGTATGTCCTGGTGTCGGTGTTGATCACCCCCTTGCTGCGTGCGCGGCTGAACGAAAGCTTCGCCCGCGGGGCGGAGAACCAGGCGTTCCTGGTGGAGACGGTCAATGGCATCGACACCTTGAAGTCGATGGCGGTCGAGCCGCAGATCACCCGCAAATGGGATAACCAGTTGGCCGCTTACGTCAGCGCCGGCTTCAAGACGCAAACCTTGTCGACCATCGCCAATGAAAGCGTCTCGCTGATCGGCAAACTGGTGACCGTCGCCACCTTGTGGCTGGGTGCACGCCTGGTGATCGATGGCCAGCTCAGCGTTGGCCAGCTGATTGCTTTCAACATGCTGGCCGGGCGCGTGGCACAGCCGATCATGCGCCTGGCCCAGTTGTGGACCAACTTCCAGCAGACCGGGGTGTCGGTCCAGCGCCTGGGCGACATTCTCAACACCCGCAGCGAAATCGCCCAAGCCACCCGCAGTGCGTTACCCCCGCTGCAAGGCAACATCGAGTTCGACCAGGTGCAGTTCCGCTATCGTCCGGATGGCTCGGAAGTCCTGCGTGGCGTCAGCCTGAAGATCCAGGCCGGCACGGTTATCGGCATCGTCGGCCGCTCCGGTTCGGGCAAGAGCACCTTGACCCGGCTGCTGCAGAGGCTGTTCGTGCCCGAGCGTGGCCGCGTGCTGGTCGACGGCATGGACCTGGCCCTGGCCGATGTCGCGTCGCTGCGTCGGCAGATCGGCGTGGTGCTGCAGGACAACATGCTGTTCAACCGCAGCATTCGCGAAAACATCGCCCTGGCCGACCCTGGAGCGCCACTGGAAGCGGTCATGCGCTCGGCCCGGCTGGCGGGGGCCCACGAGTTCATTCTCGAGCTGCCGGAAGGTTACGACACCATGGTCGGCGAGCATGGTGCCTCGCTCTCGGGTGGCCAGCGCCAGCGTATCGCGATCGCCCGGGCGCTGATGGGCAACCCGCGGATCCTGATCTTCGACGAAGCCACCAGCGCCCTGGACTATGAGTCCGAGCGCATCATTCAACAGAACATGCAGGCGATCTGCAAAGGACGCACGGTGATCATCATTGCCCATCGGCTGTCCGCCGTGCGCGATGCCCACAGCATCGTTGTCATGGACCGCGGCCAGATTGTCGAGCAGGGCACTCATGCTGAGCTAGTGATGCGCGACAGTGGGCATTACGCGCATTTGCACCGCCTGCAACAGGGATAATTTCATGAGTCGACTATCCGCGGGACACGCACTCCTGCAGCGCTATGCTGTGGCCTGGCGAGAGGCCTGGGGCCGCCGCCGGGAGATGGACAGCCCGGCACGCCTGGACCATGAGGTCGAGTTCCTGCCGGCGGCGCTGGCGGTGCAGGATCAACCGGTGCACCCGGCGCCACGCTATATCCAGTGGGGGATTCTGCTGTTCGCGGTGCTGGCGCTGGTCTGGGCCTGTGTCGGCGAGATCGAGGTCGTCGCGACGGCCCGGGGCAAGGTGGTCGCCAGTGGCAAGAGCAAGACCATCCAGCCCAGCGAAGTGGCAGTGGTGCGCTCGATCCGGGTCTATGACGGGCAGCAGGTCAAGGCTGGGGATGTGCTGGTGGAGCTCGATACCAGCATGACCGGGGCGGACGTCAAGCGCCTGCAGGTCGACTGGCTGGCCGCCGAAGTCGATGCGGCCAGGGCCGGTGCCATGCTCGAGTCGATCCAGACGGGCCGTGAGCCCACCCTGGTGCTGCAGTCGGTCGGCGCAACCGAGCACCAGCAAAGCGAAGCCCGGCACTGGTTGCTGGGCCAGTACCTGGAGATGCGCAGCGCATTGGAGCAAGTCGATGCCGAGATCGAACAGCGCGCCGCAGAAATCCAGTCGGCCAGGGCAATGATCGCGTCCTTGCAGAAAACCTTGCCCATCAGCCGGCGCCTGGCGGATGACTACCAGGAGCTGTTGCAGCAGCAATACGTACCCCGTCATGCCTACCTGGAGAAGCAGCAGGCGCTACTGGACCAGGAGCGTGACCTGGCGGTACAGAATGCGCGGCTGGTTGAAGTGCAGGCGTCCAGGCGTGAGGCCGAACGGCGACGGCAGGGCATCTTGGCGCAGAACCGCCGGGCCATGCTCGACCTGCAACAGCAATCGCTGCAGAAGGCTGCGGCCTTGAAGCAGGAACTGAACAAGGCCGAGCAGCGCGACCAGTTGATGAGCCTGACCGCGCCGGTGGACGGTACGGTACAACAGTTGGCCATTCACACCGTCGGCGGCGTGGTGACCGCAGCCCAGCCGCTGATGGTCGTCGTACCCGCCGATCAGCCGGTGGAGGTGGAGGCAATGCTGGAGAACAAGGACGTTGGCTTCGTCCGCCCGGGGCAGGCGGTGACGGTCAAGGTCGAGACCTTCACCTTCACCAAGTACGGGACGGTTGATGGTGAAGTGCTCAGCGTCTCCAGCGATGCCATCGAGGACGAGAAGCGCGGCCTGATCTACAGCAGCCGCATTCGCCTGCTGCGCGACGACATCGTGGTCAAGGACCAGCGAATTCGCTTGTCGCCGGGCATGTCGGTGACGGCGGAAGTGAAGACTGAAAAACGCAAAGTCATCGATTATTTCCTCAGCCCCTTGCAGCAGTATGTGGATGAGAGTCTGCGCGAGCGTTAAGAGCCGGCGAGCGAACGAAAGAAAGGAGTCTGTGCAGTGTCAGGGATTAGAAGAAGGTACCTGTTTGGGTTGCTGGTGACGGGTGTGGCAGTCGGTCTGGGGCTGCTGTCCTGGTTTGGCTGGCTGCAGGTCCAGGCGCAACACGTGCAGTGGGCCATCGAGCGGGTTGGCGGCAATACCGTGCTTGAGGACACCCGGCCACAACCTGACGATGACGAACAACGCTTCCTGGAGGCGTTGTCGCTGAACCCGACGCCGAGCGTGCGGGAACGGGTCCTGAACCCCGAGATTTGCCGCAGCATGGACGAGCACTGTGCCCTGGTCAACCTGGGCATGCTCAACTTCATGATGCTCGACATGCCGGGCAAGTTTTCAACCCTGGGAACCCTCGATGCCTATATCAACCACTGGAAAAGCCAGGGGGGCAAGGGGTGTCCGGCAGTCGAGGAGATTTCAGCCCTGGTCCGGGCTTCCAGTCAGGCCTTGACCCTGCAGGGCGATGAGCGTGCCCGCTCGGCCCAGCAAGCCTTCACCCAGTTCCAGGCGCCTGGCGGCGTGCTGGGGGTGCTGGACTCGGCCGAATGCAAAACCTACTTCGTCAACAAACCGTTCATGGCAAGGGCCTACCTGGCTCACCTGGGGTATCTGCTCGCGCTGGCGCAAGGTAAGCATTCCGCGCAAGCAGCCTACCTGACCAGCCTGCCCGCTGTACTTTCAATTCTCAAGTAAGAAGGATCTTCGCCATGGCCCAGTCGCCAACTGCATCCCCAACCGGCTCTACTCCTGATGTGGAGAAAACACTCGACGATTTCGGCACAGCACGGGGACTGGGCCAAAAAGGTCTCGGCACAAACGGGTAACGACACGCTGTACGGCTACACTGGCAGCGACACCTATCTGTTCTACCGTGGCATGGGCCAGGACACCATCACCGACATGGGCATGAGCTTCCCCGGCCTTGACCGTATCGTCGTGGCGCAAGGCATCAGCCCGGCCGATATTGTGCTGAGCCGGACCGACTCCGACCTGATCATGGAAATACGCGGCTCCTCGGACCGCATGACCATGACCGGCTGTTCGGGTTGGGTGGGGACGACAAGCTCTACGGCCTGTCGGGCAACGACCTGCTCGATGGCGGTGCCGGGCGCGATACGTTGTTCGGCGGTGCCGGCAACGATGTGCTCGACGGCGGTGCAGACAACGACTATCTGTATGGCGAAGCCGGCAACGATACCTACCTGTTCTATCGCGGCATGGGCCAGGACTGGATCAGCGACTACGACAACGCGGCCGGTAACCTCGACGTCATCAAGGTGGCTGCCGGCATTGCGCCGGCTGAGGTGAGCCTGCGGCGTAGCGAGTCCGACCTGTATGTCGGCATCAAGGGCAGTACCGAGCAGTTCACGGTGTCGGGCTGGTTCTCCAACCCGAGCAACCTGGTCGAGCAGATTCGTTTCGACAATGGCACGGTCTGGGATGCCGGTTACATTCGCAGTGCAACCCGTGGCAGCGCCAGCGAGCTGGCCGATGAGCTGTTCGGCGATGAGCAGAACAACACGCTGAGCGGCGGTGGGGGCGATGATCTGCTCGTCGGCCTGGCCGGTGACGATCAGTTGTTCGGAGGGGCGGGCAACGACCGTCTGGTGGGTGGTGCCGGTGCCGATCGTCTTGAGGGCGGGCAAGGCAATGATCGCCTCGAGGGCGGGGGCGGTGCCGACACCTATCTGTTCGGCCGCGGCGACGGCCAGGATGTCATCGAAAACTTCGACACCGAGCTTGCCACCGACGTGTTGCAGTTTGGCGCAGGCATCTCTGCCAACCAGCTGTGGTTGCGCAAGGATGGCCATAACCTGGAAGTCAGCGTGATTGGCACCGGCGACAAGGTGACGATCGACAAGTGGTCGTTCTGGGGCTCGGGCAACTTCCAGACGGCCCAGCGCATTGATGAGTTCCGCACGGCGGACGGTCGTGTTCTGCTCGAAGGCCAGGTCGATCAACTGGTGGCTGCAATGGCTGCTTTCGCGCCACCTGCGCCAGGCCAGACCTCGCTGCCACAGGCTTACCAGGATGCCCTGGCGCCGGTGATCGCGGCTAGCTGGAAGTAAGCTGTTGTCGCGCTTGCCTGTTCACAGGCAAGAGCGAATCGGCGCAACGGACCCCGTCCACTCCTGGGAGTGGACGGGGTTTATTTTATTGCTACTGATTCTCAGTAGCGAGTAGCATACCGCCTCCTTTCCGACCATCCACATGGAGTTCGCGTGGCGGAGTCCGACCTCAAGCGGCTGTTCCTCAAGCACGCCAAAACCTTGCAGGGATTGCTGACGCGCAAGGTCCGTGACCCGCAGCTGGCCGCTGACCTGGTGCAGGAAAGCTTCCTGCGCCTGGCCGAGCAACAGGGCCGTGAACGCATCGACAACACCCCGGCCTACCTCTACCGCACTGCGCATAACCTGATGATCGACCATGTCCGTCAGCAACGGCGGCGCAAAACCGACTCGGTACCGCACGAAGCACTGGAAACCATTGTCGAAGACAGCCCAGGCCTGGATGAAAGTGCTGCCACCGAACAGCACATGCGTCGCCTGCGCCGGGCGTTGGCTGATTTGCCGCCGCGAACCCAGCAAGTGTTCCGTCTCAATCGTCTTGAGGGCATGACCCACGCCGAAGTGGCGCGGGCGCTGGACATTTCTGACAGCTCAGTACAGAAGCATCTGGCCAAGGCCTTGGCCTATGTGATGCA encodes:
- a CDS encoding type I secretion system permease/ATPase, which gives rise to MQDPLASLQSSPVDTGLACFAMLARYHNVAVSPEQLAHEHLAEGKAFATAEILLAARQCKLKAKAIRTRIDRLEQTPLPAIARARDGSFFIVARVEKSKALIHDPLSQRPESIDLTALDERWGGEMILLRSQASQADEMSRFDFTWFIPAIVKYRKLLGEVLLVSLVLQIFALLTPLFFQVVMDKVLVHHGLTTLDVIAIGLLGIMVFETVLSGLRSYVFAHTASRIDVELGARLFRHLIMLPLSYFQARRVGDSVARVRELENIRNFLTGNAITLLLDVLFSVVFIAVMLFYSGWLTLVVLVSLPLYVLVSVLITPLLRARLNESFARGAENQAFLVETVNGIDTLKSMAVEPQITRKWDNQLAAYVSAGFKTQTLSTIANESVSLIGKLVTVATLWLGARLVIDGQLSVGQLIAFNMLAGRVAQPIMRLAQLWTNFQQTGVSVQRLGDILNTRSEIAQATRSALPPLQGNIEFDQVQFRYRPDGSEVLRGVSLKIQAGTVIGIVGRSGSGKSTLTRLLQRLFVPERGRVLVDGMDLALADVASLRRQIGVVLQDNMLFNRSIRENIALADPGAPLEAVMRSARLAGAHEFILELPEGYDTMVGEHGASLSGGQRQRIAIARALMGNPRILIFDEATSALDYESERIIQQNMQAICKGRTVIIIAHRLSAVRDAHSIVVMDRGQIVEQGTHAELVMRDSGHYAHLHRLQQG
- a CDS encoding TolC family outer membrane protein, giving the protein MRLSILAPRHCLLLCAVVVAQALAASTVLAGTSGERAQLLAVYRQAQLHDAELRAARADYAARQEAVPQARANLLPALSSSATFESSHLSRDEPELARTRSQTTLQANLKQPLVNLAFWYDLAAAHASVAQAALELSDKEQALVLKTAEAYFETLRATDEQAASQAEEIALKQQLDQAQARLKSGLSSITDVLDAQSAHDNAQANSKLAERKVEDAFELLTRLTNARYLSIEGIQHQMPVAAPVPADAQSWVDAAARQNLALLASNFAVQAAQERISQQRAGHAPTLDAVASYRRGDNDSFGYSNPSDFGRDGYRSPVAQGSIGLEVTLPLYSGGRVSSRVRESYDRLVESEEVREGRRREVVFNTRNFYRAVNSDIEQISARRQTILSSQGSLRASKAGADLGTRNTVDVLNAQRQLYRSVRDYNNARYDYILNTLRLQQVAGTLSERDLILLSGYLKTDYQPSRDFLPPELRAREHSG
- a CDS encoding calcium-binding protein, producing MGGDDKLYGLSGNDLLDGGAGRDTLFGGAGNDVLDGGADNDYLYGEAGNDTYLFYRGMGQDWISDYDNAAGNLDVIKVAAGIAPAEVSLRRSESDLYVGIKGSTEQFTVSGWFSNPSNLVEQIRFDNGTVWDAGYIRSATRGSASELADELFGDEQNNTLSGGGGDDLLVGLAGDDQLFGGAGNDRLVGGAGADRLEGGQGNDRLEGGGGADTYLFGRGDGQDVIENFDTELATDVLQFGAGISANQLWLRKDGHNLEVSVIGTGDKVTIDKWSFWGSGNFQTAQRIDEFRTADGRVLLEGQVDQLVAAMAAFAPPAPGQTSLPQAYQDALAPVIAASWK
- a CDS encoding RNA polymerase sigma factor — protein: MAESDLKRLFLKHAKTLQGLLTRKVRDPQLAADLVQESFLRLAEQQGRERIDNTPAYLYRTAHNLMIDHVRQQRRRKTDSVPHEALETIVEDSPGLDESAATEQHMRRLRRALADLPPRTQQVFRLNRLEGMTHAEVARALDISDSSVQKHLAKALAYVMQCLQEPG
- a CDS encoding HlyD family type I secretion periplasmic adaptor subunit, translating into MSRLSAGHALLQRYAVAWREAWGRRREMDSPARLDHEVEFLPAALAVQDQPVHPAPRYIQWGILLFAVLALVWACVGEIEVVATARGKVVASGKSKTIQPSEVAVVRSIRVYDGQQVKAGDVLVELDTSMTGADVKRLQVDWLAAEVDAARAGAMLESIQTGREPTLVLQSVGATEHQQSEARHWLLGQYLEMRSALEQVDAEIEQRAAEIQSARAMIASLQKTLPISRRLADDYQELLQQQYVPRHAYLEKQQALLDQERDLAVQNARLVEVQASRREAERRRQGILAQNRRAMLDLQQQSLQKAAALKQELNKAEQRDQLMSLTAPVDGTVQQLAIHTVGGVVTAAQPLMVVVPADQPVEVEAMLENKDVGFVRPGQAVTVKVETFTFTKYGTVDGEVLSVSSDAIEDEKRGLIYSSRIRLLRDDIVVKDQRIRLSPGMSVTAEVKTEKRKVIDYFLSPLQQYVDESLRER